One window of Salegentibacter sp. Hel_I_6 genomic DNA carries:
- a CDS encoding DUF6452 family protein, whose amino-acid sequence MKRNFRKLVPVFAILMLILGCQRDDICPESTQTTPMLVLRFFDADERENPRTPTNLSIRSTVAGSTKTLFQRINLDSIAIPLRTNQNTTTYTFTIFDSQSDAEDQEFTPDTDTLTFTYGTEEIYVNRACAYKVIYNSLKLTIEGGEDGEWIDSYIIEEPDIEDERQAHISIYF is encoded by the coding sequence ATGAAGAGGAATTTTAGAAAACTGGTACCGGTTTTTGCGATCTTAATGTTGATTTTAGGTTGCCAACGTGACGATATCTGCCCTGAATCAACCCAAACCACTCCTATGTTGGTTTTGCGATTTTTTGATGCCGATGAGCGTGAAAATCCCAGAACACCTACCAATTTAAGTATTAGATCTACGGTGGCTGGTTCGACTAAAACATTATTCCAAAGAATAAATTTAGATAGTATTGCCATTCCTTTAAGGACCAACCAAAATACTACAACATATACTTTTACCATTTTTGATTCACAAAGTGATGCTGAAGACCAGGAATTCACACCAGATACAGATACCTTAACATTTACCTACGGAACTGAAGAAATTTACGTTAACCGTGCCTGCGCCTATAAAGTGATTTACAACAGTCTAAAATTAACCATAGAAGGTGGGGAAGACGGCGAATGGATAGACTCGTATATTATTGAAGAACCCGATATTGAAGATGAAAGACAAGCACATATTAGCATATATTTTTAG